In the genome of Epinephelus lanceolatus isolate andai-2023 chromosome 18, ASM4190304v1, whole genome shotgun sequence, one region contains:
- the epn3a gene encoding epsin-3 isoform X1, with protein MQTSSLRRQMKNMVNNYTEAEIKVREATSNDPWGPPSSLMSEIADLTFNVVAFTEVMGMIWKRLNDHGKNWRHVYKALTLLDYLIKTGSERVATECRENIYTIQTLRDFQYIDRDGRDQGVNVREKAKHLVALLRDEEKLKKERSQALKTKTRMASSGLGSGSLPPPYPGRRTSQPTSAGAHGDEPGRCRGSPSSFHSSSSSPRLAPDLEQARPATSGEEELQLQLALAMSREESEKSPPTLDIDEQTQLQIAMTLSKEDTKKPAPPAPPALEMDEDAQLQLALSLSKEEHQQEQLSRQGDETLLKKALEESKREMETKGGTAFMDLVDVFAVPSDPPPSGHHWNNAAHQAAALPGGTDPWDSLEGSTNPSRADPPWMAPPPSNSPPPPWEPPADPWDGPPNNINATGREWGFVASTASSGVDPFSALKGAVRESSPRTGSPSDGDLFDEAMDGGQVNLNGGREGSPELFDMSRLGESLAAPSPRKCRTPEAFLGPTAASLVNLDSLIPANPPPKTLNPFLSGLSAPSPNNPFQAEQPKLTLNQMGSGSISSAPQGASLPYSASLPLPTSHQPASLPSSLTHPTQPGLGLPVALPEPLLPFSSASTEGSQAAQSSQNPFL; from the exons ATGCAGACCTCATCGCTGCGCCGCCAGATGAAAAACATGGTCAACAACTACACGGAGGCCGAGATCAAGGTCCGAGAGGCAACCTCCAACGACCCCTGGGGCCCTCCCAGCTCGCTCATGTCTGAAATCGCAGACCTGACCTTCAATGTCGTGGCATTCACGGAGGTTATGGGGATGATCTGGAAGCGGCTCAACGACCACGGTAAAAACTGGCGTCATGTTTATAAGGCACTGACCCTGCTGGACTACCTGATCAAAACAGGCTCCGAACGTGTGGCCACGGAGTGCCGGGAGAACATTTACACCATCCAGACACTGAGAGACTTCCAGTACATAGACCGAGACGGACGTGACCAGGGTGTCAACGTCCGGGAGAAGGCCAAGCATCTGGTGGCTCTGCTGAGGGATGAGGAAAAGCTGAAGAAGGAGAGGAGCCAGGCACTGAAAACCAAGACGCGCATGGCGAGCAGTGGGTTAGGCTCTGGATCGCTGCCTCCTCCGTACCCAGGGCGTCGCACAAGCCAGCCCACTTCGGCGGGTGCCCATGGGGATGAGCCTGGCCGGTGCAGAGGCTCACCATCCTCCTTTCACT cctcctcttcctctcctcgaCTTGCTCCAGACCTGGAGCAAGCTCGGCCCGCGACCAGTGGagaagaggagctgcagctgcagctggcccTGGCTATGAGCCGAGAAGAAAGTGAAAAG TCACCTCCCACATTGGATATTGATGAACAGACCCAGCTCCAGATCGCTATGACTCTCAGCAAGGAGGACACTAAGAAG CCTGCCCCACCTGCACCTCCTGCACTGGAGATGGATGAGGACGCCCAGCTCCAGTTAGCCCTGAGCTTGAGTAAAGAGGAGCACCAGCAG GAGCAACTCAGTCGCCAAGGAGATGAGACATTGCTCAAGAAAGCTCTGGAGGAAAGCAAACGTGAGATGGAGACTAAAGGCGGG ACTGCCTTCATGGACCTTGTAGACGTATTTGCAGTCCCATCAGATCCGCCTCCTAGTGGCCACCATTGGAACAATGCCGCACACCAGGCAGCTGCTCTCCCGGGGGGCACAGACCCTTGGGACTCCCTGG AAGGCAGCACCAACCCCTCGAGAGCAGATCCTCCCTGGATGGCACCACCACCTTCCAATAGCCCTCCACCACCATGGGAGCCTCCAGCCGACCCCTGGGATGGCCCGCCGAATAACATCAACGCCACAGGCCGAGAATGGGGCTTTGTGGCCAGCACAG CCTCTTCAGGGGTCGATCCATTCTCAGCACTCAAGGGAGCTGTCAGGGAATCTTCTCCTCGCACTGGAAGCCCCTCAG ATGGGGATCTTTTCGATGAAGCCATGGATGGAGGTCAGGTGAATTTGAATGGGGGAAGGGAGGGCAGCCCTGAGCTATTTGACATGTCACGTCTCGGAGAAAGCCTGGCCGCCCCCAGCCCACGTAAATGCCGGACACCTGAGGCCTTCCTTGGCCCCACAGCGGCTTCCTTGGTAAACCTGGACAGCTTGATCCCAGCCAATCCTCCACCCAAGACCTTGAACCCCTTCTTATCAG GCCTAAGTGCTCCTTCACCCAACAATCCATTCCAAGCTGAGCAGCCCAAACTGACTCTGAATCAAATGGGCTCCGGCTCCATCTCTTCAGCTCCCCAGGGCGCTTCTCTTCCATACAGTGCCTCCTTGCCCCTGCCTACGAGCCACCAGCCTGCCAGCCTCCCCTCGTCACTCACTCACCCCACCCAGCCCGGTCTGGGCTTGCCGGTGGCCCTCCCTGAGCCCTTGTTACCCTTCTCATCAGCCAGCACTGAGGGATCACAGGCTGCGCAGAGCAGTCAGAACCCTTTCTTGTGA
- the LOC117268745 gene encoding ketosamine-3-kinase-like isoform X1: MESKLKKELGTSMLESCGHAGGGYICEGQSYDTDHGRVFVKINYKSEAKLMFDGEMASLEAILKTETVKVPKPVKVIELDTGGCVLVMEHLDMRGLSKYSKHLGEQLADMHLLNKRQLEKLNKEQQTVGKGAGQSDVAVVEKFGFSVATCYGFFPQNNEWQDDWVTFFSQQRLQHQLNMVEKSYGDREARELWAKLQLKMPLFFKDIEVVPALLHGDLWGGNVAQCADGPVIFDPSSFYGHSEFELGIAGMFGGFNSAFYSAYHEKIPKAPGFAQRNQLYQLFNYLNHWNHFGDEYRRPSISVMKKLLK, translated from the exons ATGGAATCGAAGTTAAAGAAAGAGTTGGGGACATCCATGCTGGAGTCATGTGGTCATGCAGGAGGTGGATACATTTGCGAGGGTCAGAGTTATGATACTGACCATGGGAGGGTGTTTGTGAAGATAAATTACAAGAGCGAG gCCAAATTGATGTTTGATGGGGAGATGGCCAGTTTGGAAGCCATTTTAAAGACAGAAACTGTTAAAGTCCCCAAGCCTGTGAAGGTGATTGAGCTTGACACAGGAGGATGTGTACTTGTGATGGAACATCTGGACATGAGAGGTCTGAGCAA GTACTCAAAGCACCTCGGAGAGCAGCTGGCAGACATGCATCTTCTCAACAAGAGACAGCtagaaaaattaaataaagagcAGCAGACAGTGG GAAAAGGAGCTGGACAGTCAGATGTGGCTGTTGTTGAGAAGTTTGGCTTCAGTGTAGCTACATGCTATGGATTTTTTCCACAG AACAACGAGTGGCAAGATGACTGGGTGACATTCTTCTCACAGCAGAGACTGCAGCACCAGCTCAACATGGTGGAGAAATCCtatggagacagagaggccAGAGAGTTATGGGCCAAGCTGCAG ctgaaaatgccTCTGTTCTTCAAAGATATAGAGGTTGTCCCTGCTCTCCTGCATGGAGACTTATGGGGAGGCAACGTGGCACAGTGTGCAGACGGCCCAGTCATCTTTGACCCATCCTCTTTCTATGGTCATTCAGAATTTGAGCTGGGTATTGCTGGAATGTTTGGTGGCTTCAACAGTGCTTTTTACTCTGCTTACCATGAAAAGATTCCTAAAGCACCAGGCTTTGCACAGAGAAACCAGCTTTACCAACTCTTTAACTATCTAAATCACTGGAACCACTTTGGCGATGAATACAGGCGCCCTTCAATAAGTGTTATGAAGAAACTGCTGAAATAA
- the znf750 gene encoding zinc finger protein 750: protein METAQERKPKRPHYIPRPPGKPYKYQCFQCPFTCNEKSHLFNHMKYNLCKNSISLVSQKNGQTARQVKAAVKGAPVKSKDGPSPRPAVQNNSPETQETEEDTVESREDTEEIDVGCDTPVTKDSLSVTKSNPVTAGENKESTEANSLPRPSAFSPVTPKNDGVEALKSSVQQPEDSPAPVPTFNHPGFPWGTISSSIPLKPFPPPMVPEYAPYLLPDRPLYPPYYLPADHHANEPNSPSFRPEFMNPQRPVVPQPIAPPHTSLFPPYPYRYCHPLHPGPPLHYTLYRPHELSMPITGPRYRPLDLYSPTLWHKDYDLYMHQGPSQNSLNTSTQEESKDGQSGDKETRLSPKEGCSALGSPDRPSHAHIIQRDTEAPHYTNKGDSQTTSQLGHTATAVPPIKPDTREEESAESLLQLGTLHVDGGSAESSRYSSIPVSEPCPEPTAEHDERDNRVDLAPLNLSTRNQNNENSPSDYRLRCSDTEKLKGEELPLNLSLRASYSSPVHSSAPSTSEDLQQTPDTDLDEEPCDQRQTAALALCQLAIASSAASSCDFSTSDKPTEDSTDTTSCVSPRKTKHTTKAKPTGMKRAKSSQVENKWHKPSKKAKTVGRALRRRPRCC from the exons ATGGAGACTGCTCAGGAGCGCAAGCCAAAAAGGCCCCACTACATTCCCCGACCGCCAGGCAAGCCTTACAAGTACCAGTGTTTCCAGTGTCCTTTCACCTGCAACGAAAAGTCCCATCTCTTCAACCATATGAAATACAACTTGTGTAAGAACTCCATCTCCCTGGTGTCACAGAAAAATGGGCAAACAGCCAGACAGGTTAAGGCTGCGGTAAAGGGAGCCCCTGTTAAATCTAAGGATGGTCCAAGCCCTCGACCGGCGGTTCAGAACAACAGCCCTGAGACACAGGAAACCGAGGAGGACACAGTTGAGAGCAGAGAGGACACAGAAGAAATAGACGTTGGGTGTGACACTCCGGTCACTAAGGACAGCCTGAGTGTGACAAAATCAAATCCAGTAACAGCAGGAGAGAACAAGGAGAGCACTGAGGCCAACTCTCTGCCGCGCCCATCTGCCTTCTCCCCCGTCACACCCAAAAATGACGGAGTAGAAGCCTTGAAGTCATCTGTGCAGCAGCCAGAGGATTCACCAGCTCCTGTTCCCACTTTCAACCACCCAGGCTTCCCATGGGGCACGATTTCATCATCCATTCCCTTGAAACCATTTCCCCCTCCCATGGTTCCTGAATACGCTCCTTATCTCCTGCCCGACCGGCCCCTGTATCCACCATACTATCTCCCGGCAGACCACCATGCAAATGAGCCAAACTCTCCGTCTTTCCGGCCAGAGTTTATGAATCCCCAGAGGCCTGTGGTGCCACAGCCCATTGCCCCACCTCACACGTCCCTCTTTCCCCCATATCCATACAGGTACTGCCACCCTCTTCACCCGGGCCCCCCTCTCCACTACACCCTATACAGACCTCATGAGCTCTCCATGCCAATTACAGGACCCCGATATCGTCCTTTGGATTTGTACAGCCCGACCCTGTGGCATAAGGATTATGACTTATACATGCATCAAGGTCCAAGTCAGAACAGCCTCAACACATCTACACAAGAGGAGAGCAAGGACGGGCAAAGTGGAGACAAGGAAACAAGGCTGAGCCCTAAAGAGGGCTGTTCAGCCTTGGGCTCTCCTGACAGACCCAGTCACGCACACATCatccagagagacacagaggccCCACACTACACCAACAAAGGTGACTCACAGACAACCAGCCAACTGGGACACACAGCTACAGCCGTGCCACCCATCAAACCTGACACAAGAGAAGAGGAGTCTGCGGAAAGCCTGCTGCAGTTAGGAACTCTGCATGTGGATGGAGG ATCAGCTGAGAGCAGCAGATACTCCTCGATACCCGTTTCTGAGCCATGTCCTGAACCTACAGCAGAGCATGATGAGAGGGACAACAGAGTAGATCTGGCCCCACTCAATCTCTCAACAAGGAACCAGAACAACGAAAACAGCCCATCTGACTACAGGTTAAGGTGCTCAGACACAGAGAAATTAAAAGGGGAGGAGTTGCCTCTGAACCTCAGCCTGCGAGCATCTTACAGCAGCCCTGTGCACAGCTCTGCCCCGAGCACTTCGGAAGATCTCCAGCAGACGCCCGACACTGACCTGGACGAAGAACCATGTGACCAGAGGCAGACTGCAGCACTGGCGCTCTGTCAGCTAGCCATTGCAAGCTCCGCTGCCTCTTCATGTGACTTCAGCACTTCAGATAAACCCACAGAGGATTCCACAGACACTACAAGTTGTGTCTCTCCGAGGAAGACAAAGCACACAACCAAGGCAAAGCCAACTGGCATGAAGAGGGCAAAGAGTAGCCAGGTTGAGAACAAGTGGCATAAACCAagcaagaaagcaaaaacaGTAGGGCGGGCTCTGAGGAGGAGGCCTCGCTGCTGCTGA
- the arl16 gene encoding ADP-ribosylation factor-like protein 16, translating into MNYVLAQALLCLCLKTEMSSNEICLLLGATGVGKTLLLKRLQKLSLHGLGELGGPPSTLPTVGTNLTDLTLKKKKKVTLRELGGCMGPIWPSYFKDCSSVIFMVDSANIAQISSSCVQLLSVLSAEPLQSASVLILFNKSDLPCTMSLVEMKSLFRMDDIIASAPQPITTMEISARSGQGLQEVLSWLESIIVK; encoded by the exons ATGAACTACGTGCTAGCTCAGGCTTTGCTATGTCTGTGCTTGAAAACCGAGATGAGCAGCAATGAAATTTGTTTGCTTCTTGGAGCGACTGGTGTCGGAAAAACGTTGCTGCTGAAACGTCTACAAA AGCTCAGTTTGCATGGATTAGGTGAACTGGGGGGACCTCCTTCTACTCTGCCTACT GTAGGGACCAACCTGACAGACCTgacactgaagaagaagaagaaggtgacATTAAGAGAGCTGGGAGGCTGCATGGGCCCTATATGGCCGAGTTACTTCAAAGACTGCTCCTCTGtcatt TTCATGGTGGACTCAGCCAACATTGCTCAGATATCCTCCTCCTGTGTCCAGCTGCTGTCAGTACTTTCTGCTGAGCCTCTGCAAAGTGCCTCTGTGCTTATTCTGTTCAACAAGAG tgacTTGCCTTGCACTATGAGTCTCGTAGAGATGAAGTCCCTGTTCAGAATGGATGACATCATTGCATCTGCgcctcagccaatcacaacaaTGGAAATCAGTGCCCGCTCTGGACAGGGACTTCAGGAGGTGCTGAGCTGGCTGGAGTCCATCATAGTCAAGTGA
- the LOC117268745 gene encoding ketosamine-3-kinase-like isoform X2 — translation MFDGEMASLEAILKTETVKVPKPVKVIELDTGGCVLVMEHLDMRGLSKYSKHLGEQLADMHLLNKRQLEKLNKEQQTVGKGAGQSDVAVVEKFGFSVATCYGFFPQNNEWQDDWVTFFSQQRLQHQLNMVEKSYGDREARELWAKLQLKMPLFFKDIEVVPALLHGDLWGGNVAQCADGPVIFDPSSFYGHSEFELGIAGMFGGFNSAFYSAYHEKIPKAPGFAQRNQLYQLFNYLNHWNHFGDEYRRPSISVMKKLLK, via the exons ATGTTTGATGGGGAGATGGCCAGTTTGGAAGCCATTTTAAAGACAGAAACTGTTAAAGTCCCCAAGCCTGTGAAGGTGATTGAGCTTGACACAGGAGGATGTGTACTTGTGATGGAACATCTGGACATGAGAGGTCTGAGCAA GTACTCAAAGCACCTCGGAGAGCAGCTGGCAGACATGCATCTTCTCAACAAGAGACAGCtagaaaaattaaataaagagcAGCAGACAGTGG GAAAAGGAGCTGGACAGTCAGATGTGGCTGTTGTTGAGAAGTTTGGCTTCAGTGTAGCTACATGCTATGGATTTTTTCCACAG AACAACGAGTGGCAAGATGACTGGGTGACATTCTTCTCACAGCAGAGACTGCAGCACCAGCTCAACATGGTGGAGAAATCCtatggagacagagaggccAGAGAGTTATGGGCCAAGCTGCAG ctgaaaatgccTCTGTTCTTCAAAGATATAGAGGTTGTCCCTGCTCTCCTGCATGGAGACTTATGGGGAGGCAACGTGGCACAGTGTGCAGACGGCCCAGTCATCTTTGACCCATCCTCTTTCTATGGTCATTCAGAATTTGAGCTGGGTATTGCTGGAATGTTTGGTGGCTTCAACAGTGCTTTTTACTCTGCTTACCATGAAAAGATTCCTAAAGCACCAGGCTTTGCACAGAGAAACCAGCTTTACCAACTCTTTAACTATCTAAATCACTGGAACCACTTTGGCGATGAATACAGGCGCCCTTCAATAAGTGTTATGAAGAAACTGCTGAAATAA
- the epn3a gene encoding epsin-3 isoform X2, translating into MQTSSLRRQMKNMVNNYTEAEIKVREATSNDPWGPPSSLMSEIADLTFNVVAFTEVMGMIWKRLNDHGKNWRHVYKALTLLDYLIKTGSERVATECRENIYTIQTLRDFQYIDRDGRDQGVNVREKAKHLVALLRDEEKLKKERSQALKTKTRMASSGLGSGSLPPPYPGRRTSQPTSAGAHGDEPGRCRGSPSSFHSSSSSPRLAPDLEQARPATSGEEELQLQLALAMSREESEKSPPTLDIDEQTQLQIAMTLSKEDTKKPAPPAPPALEMDEDAQLQLALSLSKEEHQQEQLSRQGDETLLKKALEESKREMETKGGTAFMDLVDVFAVPSDPPPSGHHWNNAAHQAAALPGGTDPWDSLGSTNPSRADPPWMAPPPSNSPPPPWEPPADPWDGPPNNINATGREWGFVASTASSGVDPFSALKGAVRESSPRTGSPSDGDLFDEAMDGGQVNLNGGREGSPELFDMSRLGESLAAPSPRKCRTPEAFLGPTAASLVNLDSLIPANPPPKTLNPFLSGLSAPSPNNPFQAEQPKLTLNQMGSGSISSAPQGASLPYSASLPLPTSHQPASLPSSLTHPTQPGLGLPVALPEPLLPFSSASTEGSQAAQSSQNPFL; encoded by the exons ATGCAGACCTCATCGCTGCGCCGCCAGATGAAAAACATGGTCAACAACTACACGGAGGCCGAGATCAAGGTCCGAGAGGCAACCTCCAACGACCCCTGGGGCCCTCCCAGCTCGCTCATGTCTGAAATCGCAGACCTGACCTTCAATGTCGTGGCATTCACGGAGGTTATGGGGATGATCTGGAAGCGGCTCAACGACCACGGTAAAAACTGGCGTCATGTTTATAAGGCACTGACCCTGCTGGACTACCTGATCAAAACAGGCTCCGAACGTGTGGCCACGGAGTGCCGGGAGAACATTTACACCATCCAGACACTGAGAGACTTCCAGTACATAGACCGAGACGGACGTGACCAGGGTGTCAACGTCCGGGAGAAGGCCAAGCATCTGGTGGCTCTGCTGAGGGATGAGGAAAAGCTGAAGAAGGAGAGGAGCCAGGCACTGAAAACCAAGACGCGCATGGCGAGCAGTGGGTTAGGCTCTGGATCGCTGCCTCCTCCGTACCCAGGGCGTCGCACAAGCCAGCCCACTTCGGCGGGTGCCCATGGGGATGAGCCTGGCCGGTGCAGAGGCTCACCATCCTCCTTTCACT cctcctcttcctctcctcgaCTTGCTCCAGACCTGGAGCAAGCTCGGCCCGCGACCAGTGGagaagaggagctgcagctgcagctggcccTGGCTATGAGCCGAGAAGAAAGTGAAAAG TCACCTCCCACATTGGATATTGATGAACAGACCCAGCTCCAGATCGCTATGACTCTCAGCAAGGAGGACACTAAGAAG CCTGCCCCACCTGCACCTCCTGCACTGGAGATGGATGAGGACGCCCAGCTCCAGTTAGCCCTGAGCTTGAGTAAAGAGGAGCACCAGCAG GAGCAACTCAGTCGCCAAGGAGATGAGACATTGCTCAAGAAAGCTCTGGAGGAAAGCAAACGTGAGATGGAGACTAAAGGCGGG ACTGCCTTCATGGACCTTGTAGACGTATTTGCAGTCCCATCAGATCCGCCTCCTAGTGGCCACCATTGGAACAATGCCGCACACCAGGCAGCTGCTCTCCCGGGGGGCACAGACCCTTGGGACTCCCTGG GCAGCACCAACCCCTCGAGAGCAGATCCTCCCTGGATGGCACCACCACCTTCCAATAGCCCTCCACCACCATGGGAGCCTCCAGCCGACCCCTGGGATGGCCCGCCGAATAACATCAACGCCACAGGCCGAGAATGGGGCTTTGTGGCCAGCACAG CCTCTTCAGGGGTCGATCCATTCTCAGCACTCAAGGGAGCTGTCAGGGAATCTTCTCCTCGCACTGGAAGCCCCTCAG ATGGGGATCTTTTCGATGAAGCCATGGATGGAGGTCAGGTGAATTTGAATGGGGGAAGGGAGGGCAGCCCTGAGCTATTTGACATGTCACGTCTCGGAGAAAGCCTGGCCGCCCCCAGCCCACGTAAATGCCGGACACCTGAGGCCTTCCTTGGCCCCACAGCGGCTTCCTTGGTAAACCTGGACAGCTTGATCCCAGCCAATCCTCCACCCAAGACCTTGAACCCCTTCTTATCAG GCCTAAGTGCTCCTTCACCCAACAATCCATTCCAAGCTGAGCAGCCCAAACTGACTCTGAATCAAATGGGCTCCGGCTCCATCTCTTCAGCTCCCCAGGGCGCTTCTCTTCCATACAGTGCCTCCTTGCCCCTGCCTACGAGCCACCAGCCTGCCAGCCTCCCCTCGTCACTCACTCACCCCACCCAGCCCGGTCTGGGCTTGCCGGTGGCCCTCCCTGAGCCCTTGTTACCCTTCTCATCAGCCAGCACTGAGGGATCACAGGCTGCGCAGAGCAGTCAGAACCCTTTCTTGTGA
- the LOC117268746 gene encoding ketosamine-3-kinase-like — protein sequence MEAKLKKELGTSMLKSTGHSGGGCINEGQSYDTDHGRVFVKINHKSEAKLMFDGEMASLEAILQTETVKVPKPVKVIELDTGGCVLVMEHLDMRGLSKYSKHLGEQLADMHLHNKRQLEKLNKEQQTVGKGAGQSDVAVVEKFGFSVTTCCGYLPQNNEWQDDWVTFFSQQRLQHQLNMVEKSYGDREARELWAKLQLKMPQFFKDIEVVPALLHGDLWGGNVAQCADGPVIFDPSSFYGHSEYELGIAGMFGGFNSAFYSAYHEKIPKAPGFAQRNQLYQLYHYLNHWNHFGGGYRGSSVSIMKSLLK from the exons ATGGAAGCTAAATTAAAGAAAGAGTTGGGGACATCCATGCTGAAGTCCACTGGTCACTCAGGAGGTGGATGCATCAACGAGGGCCAGAGTTATGATACTGACCATGGGAGAGTGTTTGTGAAGATAAATCACAAGAGCGAG GCCAAATTGATGTTTGATGGGGAGATGGCCAGTTTGGAAGCCATTTTACAGACAGAAACTGTTAAAGTCCCCAAGCCTGTGAAGGTGATTGAGCTTGACACAGGAGGATGTGTACTTGTGATGGAACATCTGGACATGAGAGGTCTGAGCAA GTACTCGAAGCACCTCGGAGAGCAGCTGGCAGACATGCATCTTCACAACAAGAGACAGCtagaaaaattaaataaagagcAGCAGACAGTGG GAAAAGGAGCTGGACAGTCAGATGTGGCTGTTGTTGAGAAGTTTGGCTTCAGTGTAACTACATGCTGTGGATATCTACCACAG AACAACGAGTGGCAGGATGACTGGGTGACATTCTTCTCACAGCAGAGACTGCAGCACCAGCTCAACATGGTGGAGAAATCCtatggagacagagaggccAGAGAGTTATGGGCCAAGCTACAG ctgaaaatgccTCAGTTCTTCAAAGATATAGAGGTTGTCCCTGCTCTCCTGCATGGAGACTTATGGGGAGGCAACGTGGCACAGTGTGCAGATGGCCCAGTCATCTTTGACCCATCCTCTTTCTATGGTCATTCAGAATACGAGCTGGGTATTGCTGGAATGTTTGGTGGCTTCAACAGTGCTTTTTACTCTGCTTACCATGAAAAGATTCCTAAAGCACCAGGCTTTGCACAGAGAAACCAGCTTTACCAGCTCTATCACTATCTGAATCATTGGAACCACTTTGGCGGTGGTTACAGGGGTTCGTCAGTAAGCATTATGAAGAGTCTACTGAAATAA
- the epn3a gene encoding epsin-3 isoform X3 — protein sequence MQTSSLRRQMKNMVNNYTEAEIKVREATSNDPWGPPSSLMSEIADLTFNVVAFTEVMGMIWKRLNDHGKNWRHVYKALTLLDYLIKTGSERVATECRENIYTIQTLRDFQYIDRDGRDQGVNVREKAKHLVALLRDEEKLKKERSQALKTKTRMASSGLGSGSLPPPYPGRRTSQPTSAGAHGDEPGRCRGSPSSFHSSSSSPRLAPDLEQARPATSGEEELQLQLALAMSREESEKPAPPAPPALEMDEDAQLQLALSLSKEEHQQEQLSRQGDETLLKKALEESKREMETKGGTAFMDLVDVFAVPSDPPPSGHHWNNAAHQAAALPGGTDPWDSLEGSTNPSRADPPWMAPPPSNSPPPPWEPPADPWDGPPNNINATGREWGFVASTASSGVDPFSALKGAVRESSPRTGSPSDGDLFDEAMDGGQVNLNGGREGSPELFDMSRLGESLAAPSPRKCRTPEAFLGPTAASLVNLDSLIPANPPPKTLNPFLSGLSAPSPNNPFQAEQPKLTLNQMGSGSISSAPQGASLPYSASLPLPTSHQPASLPSSLTHPTQPGLGLPVALPEPLLPFSSASTEGSQAAQSSQNPFL from the exons ATGCAGACCTCATCGCTGCGCCGCCAGATGAAAAACATGGTCAACAACTACACGGAGGCCGAGATCAAGGTCCGAGAGGCAACCTCCAACGACCCCTGGGGCCCTCCCAGCTCGCTCATGTCTGAAATCGCAGACCTGACCTTCAATGTCGTGGCATTCACGGAGGTTATGGGGATGATCTGGAAGCGGCTCAACGACCACGGTAAAAACTGGCGTCATGTTTATAAGGCACTGACCCTGCTGGACTACCTGATCAAAACAGGCTCCGAACGTGTGGCCACGGAGTGCCGGGAGAACATTTACACCATCCAGACACTGAGAGACTTCCAGTACATAGACCGAGACGGACGTGACCAGGGTGTCAACGTCCGGGAGAAGGCCAAGCATCTGGTGGCTCTGCTGAGGGATGAGGAAAAGCTGAAGAAGGAGAGGAGCCAGGCACTGAAAACCAAGACGCGCATGGCGAGCAGTGGGTTAGGCTCTGGATCGCTGCCTCCTCCGTACCCAGGGCGTCGCACAAGCCAGCCCACTTCGGCGGGTGCCCATGGGGATGAGCCTGGCCGGTGCAGAGGCTCACCATCCTCCTTTCACT cctcctcttcctctcctcgaCTTGCTCCAGACCTGGAGCAAGCTCGGCCCGCGACCAGTGGagaagaggagctgcagctgcagctggcccTGGCTATGAGCCGAGAAGAAAGTGAAAAG CCTGCCCCACCTGCACCTCCTGCACTGGAGATGGATGAGGACGCCCAGCTCCAGTTAGCCCTGAGCTTGAGTAAAGAGGAGCACCAGCAG GAGCAACTCAGTCGCCAAGGAGATGAGACATTGCTCAAGAAAGCTCTGGAGGAAAGCAAACGTGAGATGGAGACTAAAGGCGGG ACTGCCTTCATGGACCTTGTAGACGTATTTGCAGTCCCATCAGATCCGCCTCCTAGTGGCCACCATTGGAACAATGCCGCACACCAGGCAGCTGCTCTCCCGGGGGGCACAGACCCTTGGGACTCCCTGG AAGGCAGCACCAACCCCTCGAGAGCAGATCCTCCCTGGATGGCACCACCACCTTCCAATAGCCCTCCACCACCATGGGAGCCTCCAGCCGACCCCTGGGATGGCCCGCCGAATAACATCAACGCCACAGGCCGAGAATGGGGCTTTGTGGCCAGCACAG CCTCTTCAGGGGTCGATCCATTCTCAGCACTCAAGGGAGCTGTCAGGGAATCTTCTCCTCGCACTGGAAGCCCCTCAG ATGGGGATCTTTTCGATGAAGCCATGGATGGAGGTCAGGTGAATTTGAATGGGGGAAGGGAGGGCAGCCCTGAGCTATTTGACATGTCACGTCTCGGAGAAAGCCTGGCCGCCCCCAGCCCACGTAAATGCCGGACACCTGAGGCCTTCCTTGGCCCCACAGCGGCTTCCTTGGTAAACCTGGACAGCTTGATCCCAGCCAATCCTCCACCCAAGACCTTGAACCCCTTCTTATCAG GCCTAAGTGCTCCTTCACCCAACAATCCATTCCAAGCTGAGCAGCCCAAACTGACTCTGAATCAAATGGGCTCCGGCTCCATCTCTTCAGCTCCCCAGGGCGCTTCTCTTCCATACAGTGCCTCCTTGCCCCTGCCTACGAGCCACCAGCCTGCCAGCCTCCCCTCGTCACTCACTCACCCCACCCAGCCCGGTCTGGGCTTGCCGGTGGCCCTCCCTGAGCCCTTGTTACCCTTCTCATCAGCCAGCACTGAGGGATCACAGGCTGCGCAGAGCAGTCAGAACCCTTTCTTGTGA